Proteins from a genomic interval of Erwinia sp. SLM-02:
- the phoH gene encoding phosphate starvation-inducible protein PhoH — protein sequence MGRQKAVIKARREAKRVLRSDSRSHRQREEESVTSLVQMGGLDAIGMARDTRDHSPIAARNEAQAHYLNAIETKQLIFATGEAGCGKTWISAAKAAEALIHKDVERIIVTRPVLQADEDLGFLPGDISEKFAPYFRPVYDVLVKRLGSSFMQYCLRPEIGKVEIAPFAYMRGRTFENAVVILDEAQNVTAAQMKMFLTRLGENVTVIVNGDITQCDLPAHVKSGLSDAMARFEEDEMIGVVRFTADDCVRSQLCQRTLLAYG from the coding sequence ATGGGAAGACAGAAAGCAGTGATCAAAGCTCGTCGTGAAGCAAAACGTGTGCTTCGTAGCGACTCGCGCAGTCACCGTCAGCGTGAAGAAGAATCGGTCACCTCGCTGGTGCAAATGGGTGGACTGGATGCAATTGGCATGGCGCGTGATACCCGTGACCATTCTCCGATTGCCGCCAGAAATGAAGCTCAGGCGCACTATCTCAACGCCATAGAAACCAAACAACTGATCTTTGCTACCGGTGAAGCCGGGTGTGGTAAAACCTGGATTAGTGCCGCGAAAGCGGCGGAGGCTCTGATTCATAAGGATGTGGAAAGGATCATCGTGACCCGACCGGTGTTACAGGCGGATGAGGATCTGGGATTCCTGCCCGGGGATATTTCAGAAAAATTCGCTCCGTATTTTCGCCCGGTCTATGACGTTCTGGTTAAACGTCTCGGCTCTTCCTTTATGCAGTACTGTCTGCGTCCCGAAATCGGTAAAGTTGAAATCGCACCCTTTGCCTATATGCGTGGCCGTACCTTTGAAAATGCCGTGGTGATCCTCGATGAGGCGCAAAACGTCACCGCCGCACAGATGAAAATGTTCTTAACCCGCCTTGGGGAAAACGTCACCGTGATCGTCAACGGCGATATTACCCAGTGCGACCTGCCTGCCCACGTGAAGTCCGGCCTCAGCGACGCCATGGCGCGCTTTGAGGAAGATGAAATGATTGGGGTGGTGCGGTT
- the efeB gene encoding iron uptake transporter deferrochelatase/peroxidase subunit, with protein sequence MAKPVDDVASSSRRRLLKGVGILGGALAVTGGCPVHAAGDGKVSSPGTVSPSARHESQPFFGLRQSGIVTPQQAAMMLVSFDVLATDKNDLERLFRLLTDRIAFLTAGGKAPLVTNPQLPPMDSGILGDDIYPDNLTITVSVGASLFDERFGLQAHRPLRLQRMTRFPNDALDASLCHGDLLLQICANTNDTAIHALRDIIKHSPDLLSVRWRREGFISDHAARSKGKETPINLLGFKDGTANPDTADTSLMDNILWVSKEQGEPAWALNGSYQAARIIQFHVEFWDRTPLGEQQTIFGRVKHSGAPLGMENEHDVPDYVNDPDGKITPLDAHIRLANPRTPETQSNLMLRRGYSYSLGVSKSGQLEMGLLFVCYQHDLEKGFLTVQKRLDGEALEEYIKPIGGGYFFVLPGVVDAQHYLAQGLLEA encoded by the coding sequence ATGGCAAAACCCGTTGATGACGTGGCGTCAAGCTCGCGTCGTCGTTTGTTGAAAGGCGTGGGCATCCTTGGCGGTGCCCTTGCCGTGACCGGCGGCTGTCCGGTCCATGCGGCCGGTGACGGGAAAGTCTCGTCGCCGGGCACCGTTTCCCCTTCCGCGCGTCATGAAAGCCAGCCGTTCTTCGGCCTGCGCCAGTCCGGGATTGTCACGCCGCAGCAGGCGGCGATGATGCTGGTCTCTTTTGACGTGCTGGCCACGGACAAAAACGATCTGGAGCGGCTGTTCCGGCTGCTGACCGACCGCATCGCGTTTCTGACCGCCGGGGGGAAAGCGCCGCTGGTGACCAACCCGCAGCTGCCGCCGATGGACTCCGGTATTCTCGGCGACGACATCTATCCCGATAACCTGACGATCACCGTGTCGGTGGGCGCCTCGCTGTTTGATGAGCGTTTCGGGCTGCAGGCGCACAGGCCGCTCAGGCTACAGCGCATGACCCGCTTTCCCAACGACGCGCTGGATGCCAGCCTGTGCCACGGCGATCTGCTGCTGCAGATCTGCGCCAATACCAACGATACGGCAATCCACGCGCTGCGCGATATTATCAAGCACTCGCCGGATCTGCTCAGCGTGCGCTGGCGTCGTGAAGGTTTTATCTCCGATCACGCCGCGCGCAGCAAAGGGAAAGAGACGCCGATTAACCTGCTGGGCTTCAAGGACGGCACGGCCAACCCGGATACCGCCGATACGTCGCTGATGGATAACATCCTGTGGGTGAGCAAGGAGCAGGGCGAACCCGCCTGGGCGCTGAACGGCAGCTATCAGGCTGCGCGTATCATTCAGTTCCACGTGGAGTTCTGGGACCGAACGCCGCTGGGCGAGCAGCAGACCATTTTTGGCCGCGTGAAGCACAGCGGGGCGCCGCTGGGGATGGAAAACGAGCACGACGTGCCGGACTACGTAAACGACCCGGATGGGAAGATTACGCCGCTGGATGCGCACATTCGCCTCGCCAACCCGCGCACGCCGGAAACGCAAAGTAATCTGATGCTGCGCCGGGGCTACAGTTATTCGCTCGGCGTGTCTAAATCCGGCCAGCTGGAAATGGGGCTGCTGTTTGTCTGCTATCAGCACGATTTAGAAAAAGGCTTCCTGACCGTACAAAAGCGTTTGGACGGCGAAGCGCTGGAGGAGTATATCAAGCCGATCGGCGGGGGATATTTCTTTGTGCTTCCGGGCGTGGTGGATGCGCAACACTATCTTGCTCAGGGCCTGCTTGAGGCCTGA
- the efeO gene encoding iron uptake system protein EfeO: MTTHFRRHALNAALLAVLTSSGAALAADIPQVKVSVNDKQCEPMTLTVDAGKTQFIIKNNSQKALEWEILKGVMVVEERENIAPSFTQKLTANLEAGEYDITCGLLSNPKGKLIVKANGSKVNDGKPDVLQLVGPIADYKVYVMKEVDQLVAGTKAFTDAVKAGDLEKAKALYAPTRQHYERIEPIAELFSDLDGSIDAREDDFEKKAEDPHFTGFHRLEKVLFADNTTKDMDKFADQLYKDVQDLQTRISELAFPPGKVVGGAAGLIEEVASSKISGEEDRYSRTDLWDFQANVDGAQKIVNLLRPLLQKANPELLAKVDGNFKKVDTILAKYRTKDGYESYEKLTDADRNALKGPITALAEDLSLLRGTLGLD; this comes from the coding sequence ATGACTACACACTTTCGCCGCCACGCACTGAATGCCGCTCTGCTGGCCGTTCTGACCTCCTCGGGGGCGGCGCTGGCTGCTGATATTCCGCAGGTTAAGGTCAGCGTTAACGATAAGCAGTGCGAACCGATGACCCTGACGGTGGATGCCGGTAAAACCCAGTTCATTATCAAGAACAACAGCCAGAAAGCGCTGGAGTGGGAGATCCTGAAAGGGGTGATGGTGGTTGAAGAGCGTGAAAATATCGCCCCATCCTTTACCCAGAAGCTGACGGCCAATCTGGAAGCCGGGGAATACGATATTACCTGCGGCCTGCTGAGCAATCCGAAAGGCAAGCTGATTGTGAAGGCCAACGGCAGCAAAGTGAACGACGGCAAGCCGGACGTGCTGCAGCTGGTCGGGCCGATTGCCGACTATAAAGTCTACGTGATGAAAGAGGTGGATCAGCTGGTGGCCGGCACCAAAGCCTTTACCGATGCGGTAAAAGCGGGCGATCTGGAAAAAGCCAAAGCGCTGTATGCACCAACCCGTCAGCACTATGAGCGTATTGAACCTATCGCCGAACTGTTCTCCGACCTCGACGGCAGCATCGATGCCCGTGAAGATGACTTCGAGAAGAAAGCGGAAGATCCGCACTTCACCGGCTTCCACCGCCTGGAGAAGGTCTTATTTGCCGATAACACCACAAAAGATATGGATAAATTTGCCGACCAGCTGTACAAAGATGTGCAGGATCTGCAGACCCGTATCAGCGAGCTGGCTTTCCCTCCGGGTAAAGTGGTTGGCGGCGCGGCAGGCCTGATTGAGGAAGTCGCTTCCAGCAAGATCTCCGGTGAGGAAGATCGCTACAGCCGTACCGACCTGTGGGACTTCCAGGCGAACGTAGACGGCGCGCAGAAGATCGTGAACCTGCTGCGTCCGCTGCTGCAGAAGGCGAATCCGGAACTGCTGGCGAAAGTGGACGGCAACTTCAAAAAAGTGGATACCATTCTGGCGAAGTACCGTACCAAAGACGGCTATGAATCTTACGAAAAATTGACCGATGCTGACCGCAACGCTCTGAAAGGCCCGATTACGGCGCTGGCCGAAGACCTTTCCCTGCTGCGTGGGACGCTGGGGCTGGATTAA
- the efeU gene encoding iron uptake transporter permease EfeU produces the protein MFVPFLIMLREGLEAALIVSLIASYLKRTQRSQWFGAMWVGVVVAAALCLALGWFINETTGEFPQKQQELFEGLVAVIAVVILTWMVFWMRKVSRNVKAQLEDAVDNALKKGNSSGWALVMMVFLAVAREGLESVFFLLAAFQQDVGYGPPLGAMLGLGTAVVLGMLIYWGGVRLNLASFFKWTSLFIIFVAAGLAAGAIRAFHEAGLWNHFQDVAFDFSQVLSTHSVFGTLMEGMLGYQEAPSVSEVAVWLIYLIPALLLFTLPARATTSAARSTR, from the coding sequence ATGTTTGTTCCCTTTCTGATTATGTTGCGTGAAGGGCTGGAGGCGGCGCTGATTGTCAGCCTGATAGCCAGCTATCTGAAACGTACCCAGCGCAGCCAGTGGTTTGGCGCCATGTGGGTGGGCGTGGTGGTGGCCGCCGCGCTGTGCCTGGCTCTCGGCTGGTTCATCAACGAAACCACCGGTGAATTCCCGCAGAAGCAGCAGGAGCTGTTTGAAGGGCTGGTGGCGGTGATTGCCGTGGTGATCCTCACCTGGATGGTGTTCTGGATGCGTAAAGTGTCGCGCAACGTGAAAGCCCAACTGGAAGATGCGGTCGATAACGCGCTGAAGAAGGGCAACAGCAGCGGCTGGGCGCTGGTGATGATGGTGTTTCTTGCCGTCGCCCGCGAAGGACTGGAATCGGTGTTCTTTCTGCTGGCCGCTTTCCAGCAGGACGTGGGCTACGGGCCGCCGCTGGGCGCGATGCTCGGCCTGGGCACGGCGGTGGTGCTGGGGATGCTGATCTACTGGGGCGGCGTGCGCCTCAACCTGGCGAGCTTCTTTAAGTGGACCAGCCTGTTCATTATTTTTGTTGCCGCAGGCCTGGCGGCGGGGGCGATCCGCGCCTTCCACGAAGCGGGGCTGTGGAACCATTTTCAGGATGTCGCGTTCGATTTCAGCCAGGTGCTCTCCACCCACAGCGTATTCGGTACGCTGATGGAAGGCATGCTTGGCTACCAGGAAGCCCCGAGCGTCAGCGAAGTGGCGGTCTGGCTGATTTATCTGATTCCTGCGCTGCTGCTGTTTACGCTGCCGGCACGCGCAACCACCTCTGCGGCGCGCAGCACGCGCTGA
- the putP gene encoding sodium/proline symporter PutP has protein sequence MTVSTPMMVTFCVYIFGMVLIGFFAYRSTKNFDDYILGGRSLGSVVTALSAGASDMSGWLLMGLPGAIFISGISESWIAIGLTLGAWLNWKIVAGRLRVQTEHHDNALTLPDYFSSRFEDTSKLLRVISALVILIFFTIYCASGIVAGARLFESTFGMSYETALWAGAAATIAYTFIGGFLAVSWTDTVQASLMIFALILTPVIVIMAVGGLGDSLQVIEAKSIENIDMLKNLNFVAVISLLGWGLGYFGQPHILARFMAADSHRSIRTARRIGMAWMILCLAGAVAVGFFGIAFFQNHPELAAGVNENGERIFIELARILFNPWIAGILLSAILAAVMSTLSCQLLVCSSALTEDLYKNFLRKNASQKELVWVGRLMVLLVAVIAIALAANPNNRVLGLVSYAWAGFGAAFGPVVLFSLIWRRMTRNGALAGMIVGAATVLLWKDYGWTELYEIIPGFLFASLAILVFSLLGKGPSSAAQKRFDAAEAEYRS, from the coding sequence ATGACAGTAAGTACACCGATGATGGTGACATTTTGTGTTTATATTTTCGGCATGGTGCTGATCGGATTTTTTGCCTACCGTTCAACAAAAAACTTTGACGACTATATTCTGGGCGGACGCAGCCTCGGCAGCGTGGTTACCGCGCTCTCTGCCGGTGCGTCTGATATGAGTGGCTGGCTGCTGATGGGCCTGCCCGGCGCGATTTTCATCTCCGGTATCTCTGAAAGCTGGATCGCCATCGGGCTGACGCTCGGTGCCTGGCTGAACTGGAAGATTGTTGCCGGACGCCTGCGCGTGCAGACCGAACATCATGATAATGCCTTAACCCTGCCGGACTATTTCTCCAGCCGTTTTGAAGACACCAGTAAGCTGCTGCGGGTGATCTCCGCGCTGGTTATCCTGATCTTCTTCACCATTTACTGTGCCTCCGGCATTGTTGCCGGCGCCCGCCTGTTTGAAAGCACCTTCGGCATGAGCTACGAAACCGCGCTTTGGGCCGGTGCCGCAGCCACCATTGCCTACACCTTTATCGGTGGATTCCTGGCGGTGAGCTGGACCGATACCGTGCAGGCCAGCCTGATGATTTTTGCGCTGATCCTCACGCCGGTGATCGTTATTATGGCGGTCGGCGGGCTGGGTGATTCACTGCAGGTGATTGAAGCCAAGAGTATCGAAAATATCGATATGCTGAAGAACCTTAACTTTGTAGCGGTGATCTCTCTGCTGGGTTGGGGACTGGGGTATTTCGGCCAGCCGCACATTCTTGCGCGCTTTATGGCGGCGGATTCCCACCGTTCCATCCGCACGGCCCGCCGCATCGGTATGGCCTGGATGATCCTGTGCCTGGCCGGCGCGGTCGCGGTTGGCTTCTTCGGTATTGCCTTCTTCCAGAATCATCCGGAGCTGGCTGCCGGGGTGAACGAAAACGGCGAACGTATCTTTATTGAGCTGGCGCGTATTCTGTTTAACCCGTGGATTGCCGGAATTCTGCTGTCGGCCATTCTTGCCGCGGTGATGTCGACCCTCAGCTGCCAGCTGCTGGTCTGCTCCAGCGCGCTGACCGAGGATCTGTACAAAAACTTCCTGCGTAAAAACGCCAGCCAGAAAGAGCTGGTGTGGGTAGGGCGCCTGATGGTGCTGCTGGTGGCCGTGATTGCTATCGCGCTGGCCGCTAACCCGAATAACCGCGTGCTGGGCCTGGTCAGCTACGCCTGGGCAGGCTTCGGTGCCGCGTTTGGTCCGGTGGTGCTGTTCTCGCTGATCTGGCGCCGCATGACGCGCAACGGTGCGCTGGCCGGGATGATCGTCGGTGCCGCAACCGTACTGCTGTGGAAAGACTACGGCTGGACGGAGCTGTACGAAATCATTCCTGGTTTCCTGTTCGCCAGCCTTGCCATTCTGGTGTTCAGCCTGTTGGGTAAAGGCCCGTCGTCTGCCGCGCAGAAGCGCTTTGACGCGGCCGAAGCGGAATACCGCAGCTGA
- the putA gene encoding trifunctional transcriptional regulator/proline dehydrogenase/L-glutamate gamma-semialdehyde dehydrogenase → MGTTTMGVKLDDATRDRIRQAAQRIDRTPHWLIKQAIFNYLEQVEQGQNLPELAAAQASTEEEIRPPEETHQPFLDFAESVLPQSVARAAITSAWRRPETEAVPMLLEQARLPAAQATATHKLAYQLADKLRHQKSAGGRAGMVQNLLQEFSLSSQEGVALMCLAEALLRIPDKPTRDALIRDKISNGNWHSHLGRSPSMFVNAATWGLLFTGRLVSTHNEANLSRSLNRIIGKSGEPLIRKGVDMAMRLMGEQFVTGETIAEALANARKLEEKGFRYSYDMLGEAALTARDAKAYLLSYQQAIHAIGKASNGRGIYEGPGISIKLSALHPRYSRAQYERVMDELYPVLKSLTLLARSYDIGINIDAEEADRLELSLDLLEKLCFEPELEGWNGIGFVIQAYQKRCPMVIDALTDLAQRSRRRLMIRLVKGAYWDSEIKRAQVDGLEGYPVYTRKVYTDIAYIACARKLLAVPNLIYPQFATHNAHTLAAIYQLAGNNYYPGQYEFQCLHGMGEPLYDQVVGKVADGKLNRPCRIYAPVGTHETLLAYLVRRLLENGANTSFVNRIADTSLPLDELVADPVEAVEKLAQAEGAVGLPHPKIPLPRELYGTQRQNSAGLDLANEHRLASLSSALLNSASESWQAAPLIDAPLETGDGLPVINPAEPLDIVGYVRHATPGEVSAALDAAVNVGPIWFATPPQERAAILERAAILMEGQMQTLIGILVREAGKTFSNAIAEVREAVDFLHYYAGQVRDDFDNETHRPLGPVVCISPWNFPLAIFSGQIAAALAAGNSVLAKPAEQTPLIAARAVAILHEAGVPQGALQLLPGTGETVGAQLTQDARVRGVMFTGSTAVATLLQRGLAGRLDPQGRPTPLIAETGGMNAMIVDSSALTEQVVTDIVASAFDSAGQRCSALRLLCVQEDVADHTLTMLRGAMAECRMGNPERFSTDIGPVIDAEAKANIDQHIQSMRSKGFTVFQAAQPQPQDSREWQTGTFVQPTLIELGNVADLTREIFGPVLHVVRFARNTLPQVIDQINASGYGLTLGVHTRIDETISQVTQKAHVGNLYVNRNMVGAVVGVQPFGGEGLSGTGPKAGGPLYLYRLLSHRPDNALQTTLDRQDSLSPPDTQLRLVLLTAHQALSEWAADRQDLAALCARYAELGQGGTVRLLPGPTGERNTFILLPRERVLCLADNEQDTLVQLAAVTAVGSQALWQDDELHRALWQQLPAAVQQRITLAAQPLEQGEYDAAIYHGDADQLRTLCEAIAARDGAIVSVQGFARGETNLLLERLLHERSLSVNTAAAGGNASLMTIG, encoded by the coding sequence ATGGGCACGACTACCATGGGTGTAAAACTGGATGACGCCACTCGCGACCGCATCAGGCAGGCCGCGCAGCGTATTGACCGCACGCCGCACTGGCTGATCAAGCAGGCCATCTTTAATTATCTGGAGCAGGTTGAGCAGGGCCAGAACCTGCCGGAACTGGCCGCCGCGCAGGCATCGACGGAAGAGGAGATTCGCCCGCCGGAGGAGACTCATCAGCCCTTCCTGGACTTTGCCGAGAGCGTGCTACCGCAGTCGGTTGCCCGTGCCGCTATCACCTCCGCCTGGCGCCGCCCGGAAACCGAAGCGGTACCGATGCTGCTGGAGCAGGCACGCCTGCCGGCCGCGCAGGCAACGGCCACCCACAAGCTCGCCTATCAGCTGGCCGATAAACTCAGGCACCAAAAAAGTGCAGGCGGACGCGCCGGAATGGTGCAAAACCTGCTGCAGGAGTTCTCCCTCTCCTCGCAGGAGGGCGTGGCGCTGATGTGCCTGGCCGAAGCCCTGCTGCGCATTCCCGATAAGCCAACGCGCGATGCGCTGATCCGCGATAAGATCAGCAACGGTAACTGGCACTCGCACCTTGGCCGCAGCCCGTCGATGTTCGTCAATGCCGCCACCTGGGGTCTGCTGTTTACCGGCCGCCTGGTCTCCACCCACAATGAAGCCAACCTCTCCCGCTCGCTGAACCGCATTATCGGCAAAAGCGGCGAACCGCTGATCCGTAAAGGCGTGGACATGGCGATGCGCCTGATGGGCGAACAGTTTGTCACCGGCGAAACCATCGCCGAGGCGCTGGCCAACGCGCGCAAGCTGGAAGAGAAAGGCTTCCGCTACTCCTACGATATGCTGGGTGAGGCCGCCCTGACCGCCCGCGATGCCAAAGCCTATCTGCTCTCCTACCAGCAGGCTATCCACGCCATCGGTAAAGCCTCAAACGGCCGCGGCATTTATGAAGGCCCGGGGATCTCAATCAAGCTTTCCGCCCTGCACCCGCGCTACAGCCGCGCGCAGTACGAGCGGGTTATGGATGAACTGTATCCGGTTCTCAAATCCCTGACTCTGCTGGCCCGCTCTTACGATATCGGCATCAATATCGATGCGGAAGAAGCCGACCGTCTGGAGCTGTCGCTCGATCTGCTGGAAAAGCTGTGCTTCGAACCGGAGCTGGAAGGCTGGAACGGCATCGGCTTCGTGATCCAGGCCTATCAGAAGCGTTGCCCGATGGTGATCGATGCGCTGACCGATCTCGCCCAGCGCAGCCGTCGCCGCCTGATGATCCGCCTGGTGAAGGGCGCCTACTGGGACAGCGAAATCAAACGCGCCCAGGTCGACGGGCTGGAAGGCTATCCGGTGTACACCCGCAAGGTGTATACCGACATCGCCTATATCGCCTGCGCCCGCAAGCTGCTGGCGGTGCCTAATCTGATTTATCCGCAGTTCGCCACCCATAACGCGCATACCCTGGCGGCGATTTATCAGCTGGCGGGCAACAACTACTATCCGGGCCAGTATGAGTTCCAGTGCCTGCACGGCATGGGTGAACCGCTCTACGATCAGGTGGTGGGTAAAGTGGCCGACGGCAAGCTGAACCGCCCCTGCCGTATCTATGCGCCGGTCGGCACCCACGAAACTCTGCTGGCCTATCTGGTGCGTCGCCTGCTGGAAAACGGTGCGAATACCTCGTTTGTTAACCGCATCGCCGATACCAGCCTGCCGCTGGATGAACTGGTCGCCGATCCGGTTGAGGCGGTGGAAAAACTGGCCCAGGCCGAAGGTGCCGTCGGCCTGCCGCATCCGAAAATCCCGCTGCCGCGCGAGCTGTACGGCACGCAGCGGCAGAACTCCGCCGGGCTGGACCTGGCCAACGAACACCGTCTGGCCTCGCTGTCCAGCGCCCTGCTGAACAGCGCCAGCGAGAGCTGGCAGGCCGCCCCGCTGATCGACGCGCCGCTGGAAACCGGCGACGGTCTGCCGGTGATTAACCCCGCCGAACCGCTGGATATTGTCGGCTACGTGCGTCACGCCACGCCGGGCGAAGTTTCCGCCGCGCTGGATGCGGCGGTTAACGTTGGCCCGATCTGGTTCGCCACCCCGCCGCAGGAGCGTGCCGCCATCCTCGAACGCGCGGCGATCCTGATGGAAGGCCAGATGCAGACGCTGATCGGCATTCTGGTGCGTGAGGCCGGGAAAACCTTCAGCAATGCCATTGCCGAAGTGCGCGAGGCGGTCGATTTCCTGCACTACTATGCGGGCCAGGTGCGCGACGACTTTGACAATGAAACCCACCGTCCGCTGGGTCCGGTAGTCTGCATCAGCCCGTGGAACTTCCCGCTGGCGATCTTCAGCGGGCAGATTGCCGCCGCGCTGGCCGCAGGGAACAGCGTGCTGGCCAAACCGGCCGAGCAAACGCCGCTGATCGCCGCCCGGGCGGTCGCGATCCTGCACGAAGCGGGCGTGCCGCAGGGTGCGCTGCAGCTGCTGCCGGGCACCGGTGAAACCGTCGGCGCGCAGCTGACTCAGGATGCGCGGGTACGCGGGGTGATGTTTACCGGTTCAACCGCCGTTGCCACCCTGTTGCAGCGCGGGCTGGCGGGGCGCCTCGATCCGCAGGGCCGCCCGACGCCGCTTATTGCCGAAACCGGCGGGATGAACGCGATGATCGTCGATTCGTCGGCGCTGACCGAGCAGGTGGTCACCGATATCGTGGCTTCCGCCTTTGACAGCGCCGGCCAGCGCTGTTCGGCGCTGCGTCTGCTCTGCGTGCAGGAAGACGTGGCCGACCACACCCTGACCATGCTGCGCGGCGCGATGGCGGAATGCCGCATGGGCAACCCGGAGCGTTTCTCTACCGATATTGGACCGGTCATCGATGCGGAAGCCAAAGCCAATATCGACCAGCATATCCAGTCAATGCGCAGCAAAGGTTTCACCGTGTTCCAGGCCGCGCAGCCGCAGCCGCAGGACAGCCGTGAATGGCAGACCGGCACCTTCGTTCAGCCGACGCTGATTGAGCTGGGCAACGTGGCCGATCTGACGCGCGAAATCTTCGGCCCGGTGCTGCACGTGGTGCGCTTTGCCCGCAACACCCTGCCGCAGGTCATTGACCAGATTAACGCCTCCGGTTACGGCCTGACGCTGGGCGTACATACCCGTATTGATGAAACCATTAGCCAGGTCACGCAGAAGGCCCACGTCGGTAACCTGTACGTTAACCGCAATATGGTCGGTGCGGTGGTCGGCGTGCAGCCGTTCGGCGGAGAAGGTTTATCGGGCACCGGGCCAAAAGCCGGTGGGCCGCTGTACCTTTATCGCCTGCTCTCCCACCGCCCCGATAACGCCCTGCAGACCACGCTCGATCGCCAGGATAGCCTCAGCCCGCCGGACACCCAGCTGCGTCTGGTGCTGCTGACCGCGCATCAGGCACTGAGCGAGTGGGCTGCGGATCGTCAGGATCTGGCGGCGCTGTGCGCACGCTACGCCGAGCTGGGTCAGGGTGGCACCGTGCGCCTGCTGCCGGGGCCAACCGGCGAGCGCAACACCTTTATCCTGCTGCCGCGCGAGCGGGTGCTGTGCCTTGCCGATAACGAACAGGATACGCTGGTCCAGCTGGCGGCGGTGACCGCCGTTGGCAGTCAGGCGCTGTGGCAGGATGATGAACTGCACCGCGCGCTCTGGCAGCAGCTTCCTGCGGCGGTGCAGCAGCGCATTACCCTGGCGGCGCAGCCGCTGGAACAGGGTGAATACGATGCGGCGATCTATCACGGGGATGCCGATCAGCTGCGCACGCTGTGCGAAGCGATAGCGGCACGGGACGGCGCGATTGTCTCGGTGCAGGGCTTTGCCCGCGGCGAAACAAACCTGCTGCTGGAACGGCTGCTGCACGAGCGCTCGCTGAGCGTGAACACCGCGGCGGCGGGCGGTAACGCCAGCCTGATGACCATCGGTTAA
- a CDS encoding D-cysteine desulfhydrase — protein sequence MSLHNLVNFPRVELLGSPTPLEYLPRLSDYLGRDIFIKRDDVTPVALGGNKLRKLEFLAADALRNGADVLVTAGAIQSNHVRQTAAVAAKLGLKCVALLENPIATREENYLSNGNRLLLELMNTEVVAVDALHDPDGQLEEQVTLLEAQGFRPYSIPVGGSSALGALGYVECAQEIAHQSEGVVDFAAVVVASGSAGTHAGLAVGLEQLLPDTELVGVTVSRRVADQLPKVESLRQQVAQSLELNSSAAITLWDDYFAPKYGVPNEEGMEAVKLLARLEGIFLDPVYTGKAMAGLIDGIAQNRFRREGPVVFVHTGGAPALFAYHPQ from the coding sequence TTGTCCTTACATAATCTGGTTAATTTCCCCCGAGTTGAGCTGCTGGGTTCACCCACGCCCCTGGAGTATCTCCCCCGTCTTTCTGACTATCTGGGCCGCGATATTTTTATTAAACGTGACGATGTCACGCCGGTAGCCCTCGGCGGTAACAAGCTCAGAAAGCTGGAGTTTCTTGCTGCCGACGCGCTGCGTAACGGCGCGGATGTGCTGGTGACCGCAGGTGCCATTCAGTCTAACCACGTCCGTCAGACGGCGGCGGTGGCGGCAAAGCTCGGCCTGAAGTGCGTGGCACTGCTGGAAAACCCCATTGCCACCCGTGAAGAAAACTACCTCAGTAACGGCAACCGCCTGCTGCTGGAGCTGATGAATACGGAAGTGGTGGCGGTGGATGCGCTGCACGACCCCGACGGCCAGCTGGAAGAGCAGGTCACGCTGCTGGAAGCGCAGGGGTTCCGCCCCTACAGCATCCCGGTGGGTGGTTCGAGTGCGCTGGGTGCGCTGGGCTACGTGGAGTGCGCGCAGGAAATCGCCCACCAGAGCGAAGGCGTGGTGGATTTCGCGGCGGTGGTGGTGGCGTCCGGCAGTGCCGGCACCCATGCCGGGCTGGCGGTCGGGCTGGAACAGCTGCTGCCGGATACCGAACTGGTTGGCGTCACGGTTTCCCGCAGGGTTGCCGATCAGCTCCCTAAAGTTGAGTCACTCCGTCAGCAGGTTGCACAGTCGCTGGAGTTGAACAGCAGCGCGGCAATTACCCTGTGGGATGACTATTTTGCGCCGAAGTACGGTGTGCCAAATGAAGAAGGGATGGAAGCGGTTAAACTGCTGGCGCGGCTGGAGGGGATCTTCCTCGACCCGGTGTACACCGGTAAGGCGATGGCGGGGCTGATTGACGGCATCGCCCAGAATCGTTTCCGCCGCGAAGGGCCAGTTGTCTTTGTGCATACCGGCGGGGCACCGGCGCTGTTTGCCTATCACCCGCAGTAA